The Streptomyces sp. NBC_00691 genome has a segment encoding these proteins:
- a CDS encoding YdeI/OmpD-associated family protein: MTVTRTEELEAWLESHHADRAGVWLRIAKKGKGGASLTNPEILDCMLCFGWIDGQRKGGDGAYYHQKYTPRRSRSLWSQVNVRKVAALTSAGRMREPGLAEVRAAQADGRWESAYPSQAEATVPDDLAAALAADEGARTFFEGLGKTDQYLVIMRLWQARTEKGRAQRLERMVAKLAAGEKVR, from the coding sequence ATGACCGTCACACGGACCGAGGAGCTGGAGGCATGGCTGGAGAGCCACCATGCCGACCGCGCCGGGGTCTGGCTGAGGATCGCCAAGAAGGGCAAGGGAGGCGCGTCGCTGACGAATCCGGAGATCCTCGACTGCATGCTCTGCTTCGGCTGGATCGACGGACAGCGCAAGGGCGGCGACGGGGCCTACTACCACCAGAAATACACGCCGCGGCGGTCCCGGAGTCTCTGGTCGCAGGTGAACGTCCGCAAGGTCGCGGCGCTCACCTCGGCGGGCCGCATGCGTGAGCCGGGCCTCGCCGAGGTGCGGGCCGCGCAGGCGGACGGCCGGTGGGAGTCCGCGTACCCGTCGCAGGCGGAGGCGACCGTCCCTGACGACCTCGCGGCGGCGCTGGCGGCCGACGAGGGGGCCCGAACCTTCTTCGAGGGCCTGGGGAAGACCGACCAGTATCTGGTGATCATGCGGCTGTGGCAGGCCCGCACGGAGAAGGGCCGGGCGCAGCGTCTCGAGCGCATGGTGGCGAAGCTGGCGGCGGGCGAGAAGGTCCGCTGA
- a CDS encoding GNAT family N-acetyltransferase, protein MATSSISAPTPGTAPLATERLLLRPVRASDVPAVTRLWTDPEVRRHLGGPVTEQVVRIRQRRVVGAPGVYAVVRTSDEALLGLVTVEPAAREGETEVSYQFLPEHWGHGYAREAVAAVVEATLLDTPTVVALTQEANQRSRRLLEAVGMTHASSFVEYDAHQVLYRRSR, encoded by the coding sequence ATGGCCACCTCGTCGATCTCAGCCCCGACACCGGGAACCGCCCCCCTCGCCACCGAGCGGCTCCTGCTCCGCCCCGTACGCGCCTCCGACGTGCCGGCGGTCACCCGGCTGTGGACGGACCCCGAGGTCAGGCGTCATCTGGGCGGGCCGGTCACCGAGCAGGTCGTACGGATCCGGCAGCGCCGGGTGGTCGGGGCGCCCGGCGTGTACGCGGTGGTGCGGACGTCCGACGAGGCCCTGCTCGGCCTCGTCACGGTGGAACCCGCGGCACGGGAGGGGGAGACGGAGGTCTCGTACCAGTTCCTGCCCGAGCACTGGGGGCACGGCTACGCGCGCGAGGCCGTCGCCGCCGTCGTCGAGGCCACCCTCCTCGACACCCCCACCGTGGTCGCGCTGACCCAGGAGGCGAACCAGCGCTCCCGGCGACTCCTGGAGGCCGTCGGCATGACCCACGCCTCCTCGTTCGTCGAGTACGACGCCCACCAGGTCCTCTACCGCCGCAGTCGCTGA
- a CDS encoding NADPH-dependent F420 reductase, with product MRIGILGTGNVGQALASAWVRAGHDVVLGSRRPDDPELLSQLKELTASGLRVDGAAGAAAHAEVLVNATPGTASVALLRTIGAEALADRIILDVGVGFLEDGSLSHPGVSLGEEIQQAFPDTRVVKTLCTVDRKVMIAPDSLEGPATVFLSGEDPEAKMVVRGLVGDLGWADDALLDLGGIATARGQEHFAPLFIGIAVATGTYEFGIRVVLPTAGGSGSDH from the coding sequence ATGCGAATCGGAATTCTCGGTACGGGAAACGTAGGACAGGCACTCGCCTCGGCATGGGTGCGGGCCGGCCACGACGTGGTCCTCGGATCACGCCGGCCGGACGACCCGGAACTGCTCTCGCAGCTGAAGGAGCTCACCGCGTCGGGCTTACGGGTCGACGGGGCGGCGGGAGCGGCGGCCCACGCCGAGGTGCTGGTGAACGCCACCCCGGGCACCGCGTCCGTGGCCCTGCTGCGCACGATCGGCGCGGAGGCCCTCGCCGACAGGATCATCCTCGACGTCGGGGTCGGCTTCCTGGAGGACGGCTCGCTCTCGCATCCGGGCGTCAGCCTCGGTGAGGAGATCCAGCAGGCCTTCCCGGACACACGAGTGGTGAAGACGCTCTGCACCGTCGACCGGAAGGTGATGATCGCGCCGGACTCCCTGGAGGGCCCGGCCACGGTGTTCCTCTCCGGCGAGGACCCGGAGGCCAAGATGGTGGTACGCGGTCTGGTCGGCGACCTCGGCTGGGCCGACGACGCGCTGCTCGACCTGGGCGGGATCGCGACGGCGCGGGGCCAGGAACACTTCGCGCCGCTGTTCATCGGCATCGCGGTGGCGACCGGCACCTACGAGTTCGGCATCCGGGTCGTCCTGCCCACGGCGGGTGGGAGCGGCTCCGACCACTAG
- a CDS encoding PP2C family protein-serine/threonine phosphatase, with protein sequence MPSPLFADRPAQQPEPGAVDALISQTRRLRGELVAVRQEAVVNDDDPQQRWQRALCDLAVHQLDDLGAHLGQLRSGVPEQLVTEESDEPADPVLDTALPTTPGTAYGEIAPQRTGSLLSRVGSAEWNLLTDEVSWSEELFQIFGRTRESGAMSLDEMPTMVFAEDQSVLQGMVTDCLIDGKPIDGEFRIVRTDGCVRTVHMTGEPVLDAEGCTASMWAVLRDVSELRRSERAVRESRDSLERSRHIEQTERRVAVELQEAVLPPWRGSLRFAHDGPAPLDVAAHYLPAASTGLIGGDWYDALALPDGDALLTVGDLTGHGVAATSSMAMLLGALRGMAVAGIRPAALMGHLNQLLETSVQPALGSAMCCRYDPVAQTLNWAQAGHPAPLLFRDGTGHVLRRPEGVLLGATTGAVYGEAEIRLIPGDLLVLHTDGLTRGSGPDDDTGTRRLLALGRRLIGARDAQDGVRAVVEEFGEEQREDDACVMVVRVGH encoded by the coding sequence ATGCCGTCCCCACTGTTCGCGGATCGCCCCGCCCAGCAGCCGGAGCCGGGCGCGGTGGACGCGCTGATCTCACAGACCCGCCGCCTGCGCGGCGAGCTCGTCGCCGTGCGCCAGGAAGCCGTGGTGAACGACGACGACCCCCAGCAGCGCTGGCAGCGCGCCCTGTGCGACCTGGCCGTTCACCAACTGGACGACCTGGGCGCCCACTTGGGCCAGCTTCGCTCGGGCGTCCCCGAGCAGCTCGTCACCGAGGAGTCCGACGAGCCCGCGGATCCGGTCCTCGACACCGCGCTCCCCACGACCCCCGGCACCGCGTACGGCGAGATCGCCCCGCAGCGCACCGGCTCCCTGCTCTCCCGCGTCGGCAGCGCCGAGTGGAACCTCCTGACCGACGAGGTCAGCTGGTCCGAAGAGCTGTTCCAGATCTTCGGTCGTACGCGCGAGAGCGGAGCGATGTCGCTGGACGAGATGCCCACGATGGTCTTCGCCGAGGACCAGTCCGTCCTCCAGGGCATGGTGACGGACTGCCTGATCGACGGAAAGCCGATCGACGGCGAGTTCCGGATCGTGCGGACCGACGGCTGCGTGCGCACCGTGCACATGACGGGCGAGCCCGTCCTCGACGCCGAGGGCTGCACCGCGTCGATGTGGGCCGTGCTCCGCGATGTGAGTGAACTGCGGCGCAGCGAGCGGGCGGTCCGGGAGAGCAGGGACAGCCTGGAGCGCAGCCGCCACATCGAGCAGACCGAGCGACGGGTCGCCGTCGAGCTCCAGGAAGCGGTGCTCCCGCCGTGGCGCGGCTCGCTCCGCTTCGCCCATGACGGCCCCGCCCCGCTCGACGTGGCCGCCCACTACCTCCCGGCCGCCAGCACCGGTCTGATCGGTGGCGACTGGTACGACGCACTGGCCCTGCCCGACGGAGACGCGCTGCTGACCGTCGGTGACCTGACGGGCCACGGGGTCGCCGCGACCTCGTCGATGGCCATGCTCCTCGGTGCGCTGCGCGGCATGGCCGTCGCCGGGATCCGGCCCGCCGCCCTGATGGGGCATCTCAACCAGCTCCTGGAGACCTCCGTCCAGCCGGCGCTCGGCAGCGCGATGTGCTGCCGCTACGACCCGGTCGCCCAGACCCTGAACTGGGCGCAGGCCGGCCACCCCGCCCCGCTGCTGTTCCGCGACGGGACGGGGCACGTCCTCCGGCGGCCCGAGGGCGTGCTCCTCGGGGCCACGACCGGAGCCGTCTACGGAGAGGCCGAGATCCGGCTGATCCCCGGTGACCTGCTCGTGCTGCACACCGACGGACTCACCCGTGGCAGCGGTCCGGACGACGACACGGGCACGCGCAGGCTGCTCGCGCTCGGCCGGCGGCTCATCGGGGCGCGGGACGCCCAGGACGGTGTGCGCGCGGTGGTCGAGGAGTTCGGCGAGGAACAGCGCGAGGACGACGCCTGTGTGATGGTGGTCCGGGTCGGACACTGA
- a CDS encoding DNA-binding protein NsdB, which produces MTGQTNTRLADLFGLAGWSKGELARLVNRQAAAMGHPQLATDTSRVRRWIDRGETPRDPVPRVLAALFTERLGRVVTIEDLGFVRHGRSGKRQDVRKTENPDGLPWAPDRTAAVLTEFTGMDLMLNRRGLVGAGAALAAGSVLSNAMHDWLQTDPARQGAPQRATDPLHADPAGFDRYEAAPIGSEEIEALEHSVEVFRAWDASRGGGLQRKAVVGQLNEVGGMLAYRHADHLQRRLWGVAANLAVLAGWMSHDVGLEPTAQKYFVIAAHAAREGGDRPRAGEALSRAARQMVHLGRPDDALDLMKLAKDGSGERVLPRTRAMFHTIEAWAQASMGRGQAMRRTLGEAEDLFVSDRRDEKHPSWMQNFDEADLHGMQALAYRTLADHDPAAAVPAQRHAKLALELRRGGHDRSKLFDHISLASACFIADDPEQADRYARLALMSMGETSSHRTWDRLREMYRLTGQYAGYARIEHLREEIELALPRSPVNRPRTGQA; this is translated from the coding sequence GTGACCGGACAAACCAACACCCGCCTGGCAGACCTGTTCGGCCTGGCCGGATGGTCCAAGGGCGAACTCGCGAGACTCGTCAACCGGCAGGCGGCGGCCATGGGCCACCCCCAGCTGGCGACGGACACCTCGCGGGTGCGGCGGTGGATCGACCGGGGCGAGACCCCGCGCGATCCCGTTCCCCGGGTGCTGGCAGCACTGTTCACCGAGCGACTCGGCCGTGTCGTGACCATCGAGGACCTCGGGTTCGTACGACACGGGCGCAGCGGAAAGAGGCAGGACGTCAGGAAGACGGAGAACCCTGACGGGCTGCCCTGGGCACCCGATCGTACGGCGGCGGTCCTCACCGAATTCACGGGAATGGACCTCATGCTCAACCGACGCGGCCTGGTGGGCGCGGGTGCCGCGCTTGCCGCCGGCTCCGTACTCAGCAATGCCATGCACGACTGGCTGCAGACCGACCCCGCTCGCCAGGGAGCCCCCCAACGGGCCACCGATCCCCTCCACGCCGACCCCGCCGGGTTCGACCGCTACGAGGCCGCCCCCATCGGGTCGGAGGAGATCGAGGCACTGGAGCACTCGGTGGAGGTGTTCCGTGCCTGGGACGCCTCCCGGGGTGGCGGACTCCAGCGCAAGGCCGTGGTGGGCCAGCTCAACGAGGTGGGCGGCATGCTCGCCTACCGCCACGCCGACCACCTTCAGCGACGCCTCTGGGGCGTCGCCGCCAACCTGGCCGTCCTGGCCGGCTGGATGTCCCACGACGTGGGACTCGAACCCACGGCACAGAAGTACTTCGTCATCGCCGCGCACGCGGCCCGCGAGGGCGGCGACCGCCCGCGGGCGGGCGAGGCGCTGTCCCGTGCGGCCCGTCAGATGGTGCACCTGGGCCGGCCCGACGACGCCCTCGACCTCATGAAGCTCGCCAAGGACGGCTCGGGCGAACGCGTCCTCCCCAGGACCCGGGCCATGTTCCACACGATCGAGGCCTGGGCGCAGGCCTCGATGGGCCGGGGGCAGGCCATGCGGCGGACCCTCGGCGAGGCCGAGGACCTGTTCGTGTCCGACCGGCGCGACGAGAAGCACCCCAGCTGGATGCAGAACTTCGACGAGGCCGACCTGCACGGCATGCAGGCCCTCGCCTACCGCACCCTGGCGGACCACGACCCGGCCGCGGCCGTCCCCGCCCAGCGCCACGCCAAGCTGGCGCTCGAACTGCGGCGCGGTGGTCACGACCGTTCGAAGCTCTTCGACCACATCTCGCTCGCCTCGGCCTGCTTCATCGCCGACGATCCCGAGCAGGCCGACCGCTACGCCAGGCTCGCCCTGATGTCCATGGGGGAGACCTCGTCCCACCGGACATGGGACCGGCTCCGCGAGATGTACCGGCTGACCGGACAGTACGCCGGCTACGCGAGGATCGAGCATCTCCGTGAGGAGATCGAGCTCGCTCTGCCGAGGTCCCCGGTCAACCGGCCGAGGACGGGGCAGGCCTGA
- a CDS encoding aminoglycoside phosphotransferase family protein translates to MYTASSSVSAPPRPQHRIVPTGAGPYLAPAPQAVRPRRWVAGTGTQPISGRIDLSGPQGAQLKIAIASVHRICPEFNPVQVLRRSGRSVLIVGTTGRTTAVAKCLLDHSPAWVERFRHEIASYRSFVRHRPPVRAPRLIAADPENCTLVIERMPGRAAALSRHPVEAPPRADVRAALGAIARLNAWRPPAGTFDAPLDYGTRIARYHELGLFTDRDRDDLQKLLHGLSHAGGRQGMGQFCHGDALLSNILLSPAGPVLVDWEHAGWYLPGYDLATLWAVLGDAPLARRQISQLAQQAGAASRDAFLVNLMIVLTREIRTYETAVQRTMKEAPPAGSVPMPTGALAPGEEQRLLLRRLHDDCAMARRAVRAAVGTR, encoded by the coding sequence ATGTACACAGCATCGTCCTCCGTGTCCGCCCCGCCCCGGCCGCAGCACCGCATCGTCCCGACCGGCGCCGGACCCTACCTCGCTCCCGCCCCTCAGGCCGTACGGCCGAGGCGCTGGGTGGCGGGCACGGGCACCCAGCCGATCAGCGGGAGAATCGATCTCTCCGGCCCTCAGGGGGCGCAGCTGAAGATCGCGATCGCCTCCGTCCACCGCATCTGCCCGGAGTTCAACCCGGTCCAGGTGCTGCGGCGCAGCGGGCGTTCCGTACTGATCGTCGGAACGACCGGGCGGACCACGGCGGTCGCGAAGTGTTTACTGGACCACTCCCCCGCGTGGGTCGAGCGGTTCCGGCACGAGATAGCGTCCTACCGCTCCTTCGTCCGCCACCGTCCGCCGGTGCGGGCGCCCCGGCTGATCGCGGCCGACCCGGAGAACTGCACGCTGGTGATCGAGCGGATGCCCGGGCGGGCGGCGGCGCTCTCGCGCCACCCCGTCGAGGCCCCGCCCCGCGCCGATGTGCGGGCCGCGCTCGGCGCGATCGCCCGCCTCAACGCGTGGCGCCCGCCGGCCGGGACGTTCGACGCGCCGCTGGACTACGGCACCCGTATCGCCCGCTACCACGAGCTCGGTCTCTTCACGGACCGGGACCGGGACGACCTGCAGAAGCTGCTGCACGGTCTGTCGCACGCGGGCGGCCGCCAGGGCATGGGCCAGTTCTGTCATGGCGACGCCCTGCTCTCCAACATCCTCCTCTCCCCCGCCGGACCGGTCCTCGTCGACTGGGAGCACGCCGGCTGGTATCTGCCCGGCTACGACCTGGCGACCCTCTGGGCGGTGCTCGGTGACGCGCCGCTCGCCCGGCGCCAGATCAGTCAGCTCGCGCAGCAGGCGGGCGCGGCCTCCCGGGACGCCTTCCTGGTGAACCTGATGATCGTGCTGACGCGGGAGATCCGGACCTACGAGACGGCGGTGCAGCGCACCATGAAGGAGGCTCCGCCGGCCGGTTCCGTACCGATGCCCACGGGCGCCCTCGCGCCCGGTGAGGAACAGCGGCTGCTCCTGAGGCGGCTGCACGACGACTGCGCCATGGCACGGCGGGCCGTGCGCGCGGCGGTCGGGACGCGCTGA
- a CDS encoding N-acetylmuramoyl-L-alanine amidase — protein sequence MGALASAALLLPLLSAAPPAGAEVPEAGALQEQFARAAARQGVPESVLLAVAYLQSRWDAHGGAPSVTGGYGPMHLTDAVTALAETPPHHSEGAEDARGDSSRAVRSGTRAAEPAAVPAAGVLPARLRTLERAAALSGIPTEELRSRTAANIEGGAALLAAAQRESGRPASADPADWYGAVARYSGADDSATAARYADDVFDVIRSGESRTTDSGQNVTLAAAPAVAPETAQLAGLGLRPPAGGPVECPRTVACEWIPAPYEEFGDGDYGNHDKANRPASQSIDYIVVHDTEATWDVTLQLVQDPTYVSWQYSLRSSDGHVAQHVALKDVGWHAGNWFVNAKSVGLEHEGFLTAPDSWYTEAMYRSSARLVRYLAARYDIPLDRQHILGHDNVPGTVTSTIRGMHTDPGPYWDWAHYFTLLGRPITPSAGPRAGVVTIRPDFGSHRPVYTGCVTAGEACAPHGSGAVRLHTGPSADAPLVKDIGLRPDGQDSTTGVNDTGARASTGQSYAVAERRGDWTAIWYLGQRAWFHNPAKEPTAVNARGQVLTPREGLASVPVYGRAYPEASAYPAGVPVQAVSPLPYRLLAGQRYVVGGRTPGEYYFAPVFDSSGHRVVRGQEEYYQIQFGHRVAFVKAVDVRVSPS from the coding sequence CTGGGCGCGCTCGCGTCCGCGGCCCTGTTGCTTCCGCTGTTGTCCGCCGCCCCGCCGGCCGGTGCCGAGGTGCCCGAGGCGGGTGCGCTCCAGGAGCAGTTCGCGCGGGCGGCCGCGCGCCAGGGCGTACCGGAGAGCGTGCTGCTCGCCGTCGCCTATCTCCAGTCGCGCTGGGACGCCCACGGTGGTGCACCGAGTGTGACCGGTGGCTACGGGCCGATGCATCTGACCGACGCGGTGACGGCGTTGGCCGAGACGCCCCCGCATCACTCCGAGGGCGCGGAGGACGCGCGCGGCGACTCCTCGCGCGCCGTGCGCTCCGGCACGCGGGCGGCCGAGCCGGCCGCCGTCCCGGCCGCGGGGGTGTTGCCCGCGCGGCTGCGCACGCTGGAGCGGGCGGCGGCCCTGTCCGGGATTCCGACCGAGGAGCTCCGGAGCCGTACGGCCGCGAACATCGAGGGCGGGGCGGCGCTGCTCGCCGCCGCGCAGCGGGAGTCCGGCCGGCCGGCGAGCGCTGACCCGGCCGACTGGTACGGGGCGGTGGCGCGCTACTCGGGCGCCGACGACTCGGCGACCGCCGCCCGGTACGCGGACGACGTGTTCGACGTGATCCGGTCCGGAGAGTCGCGGACGACCGACAGCGGGCAGAATGTGACGCTCGCGGCCGCCCCGGCGGTCGCGCCGGAGACCGCGCAGCTCGCCGGTCTCGGTCTGCGACCGCCCGCCGGCGGCCCTGTGGAGTGTCCGCGCACGGTGGCCTGCGAGTGGATCCCGGCGCCGTACGAGGAGTTCGGCGACGGCGACTACGGCAATCACGACAAGGCGAACCGGCCCGCCTCGCAGTCGATCGACTACATCGTCGTCCATGACACCGAGGCCACCTGGGACGTCACCCTGCAGCTGGTGCAGGATCCGACGTACGTCTCCTGGCAGTACTCGCTGCGCTCCTCCGACGGGCACGTCGCCCAGCACGTGGCGCTCAAGGACGTCGGCTGGCACGCGGGCAACTGGTTCGTGAACGCCAAGTCCGTGGGCCTCGAGCACGAGGGCTTCCTCACCGCGCCGGACTCCTGGTACACGGAGGCGATGTACCGCTCGTCGGCGCGGCTCGTGCGGTATCTCGCGGCCCGCTACGACATCCCGCTCGACCGGCAGCACATCCTGGGCCACGACAACGTCCCGGGGACGGTGACGTCCACGATCAGGGGCATGCACACGGACCCGGGACCGTACTGGGACTGGGCGCACTACTTCACGCTGCTCGGCCGGCCGATCACGCCGAGCGCCGGTCCCCGAGCCGGTGTGGTGACGATCCGGCCCGACTTCGGCTCCCACCGCCCGGTGTACACCGGCTGTGTCACGGCCGGTGAGGCGTGCGCGCCGCACGGCAGCGGGGCGGTGCGCCTGCACACCGGGCCGAGCGCCGACGCGCCCCTGGTGAAGGACATCGGTCTGCGGCCCGACGGGCAGGACTCGACCACCGGGGTCAACGACACCGGGGCGCGCGCCTCCACCGGGCAGAGCTACGCGGTGGCGGAGCGCCGGGGCGACTGGACGGCGATCTGGTACCTCGGGCAGCGGGCCTGGTTCCACAATCCGGCGAAGGAGCCGACCGCCGTCAACGCGCGGGGGCAGGTCCTGACGCCCCGGGAGGGGCTGGCGTCGGTGCCGGTGTACGGGCGCGCGTATCCGGAGGCCTCGGCGTATCCGGCGGGTGTGCCGGTGCAGGCGGTGTCTCCGCTGCCGTACCGGCTGCTCGCGGGGCAGCGGTACGTGGTGGGCGGCAGGACCCCGGGCGAGTACTACTTCGCGCCGGTGTTCGACAGCAGCGGGCACAGGGTCGTCCGAGGCCAGGAGGAGTACTACCAGATCCAGTTCGGCCATCGAGTGGCCTTTGTGAAGGCTGTTGACGTGCGGGTTTCCCCGTCCTGA
- a CDS encoding terpene synthase family protein: MPQPFVMPDFYVPYPARLNPHVEAARTHTRDWARKMGMLEGSGVWETHDLDSHDYALLCSYTHPDCDEEALNLVTDWYTWVFFFDDHFLEIFKRPQDRAGGKTYLDRLPLFMPADPGAGMPEPTNPVEAGLADLWLRTVPSMSEGWRVRFAEATEHLLYESLWELDNINDGRIANPVEYIEMRRKVGGAPWSAGLVEYAAGAEVPAQVAYSRPLRVLRDAFSDAVHLRNDLFSYQREVEDEGENSNGVLVLEKFLGCTTQEAANAVNDLLTSRLQQFENTALTEVPLLAAEKGLDAAECAAVAAYAKGLQDWQSGGHEWHMRSSRYMNDGMVGRPSHLEGVLGTSALDIRTLFGRPAASRLRALTHVPHQRVGPSLLPEFDLPYPLSVSPHHAEARRLSLDWAERFGLLDDLWDRPMAEGFDLALCSAGLDPDATLEELELSAEWLTWGTYADDHYPAVFGRSRNLRGAQEQTERFKSCMPVDDPAAGAALAVNPLERSLADLWARTAGPMAAGARTRLRYSLDVMLDSWLWELHNQAQHRVPDPVDYIEMRRSTFGSELTTLMCRLRHDEVLPPELFRSGTVRALENAVMDYGTLINDLFSYQKEIEVEGEVHNGVLVLQKFFDCDYPTAVAMVDDLMRGRLRQYEHLKAREVPLMYEEFGLGAKGRAAFAAYLRELEDWLAGILNWHRKVRRYAAEDVHTGSGTALLRRGPTGLGTSAARMADLLGPVRV, translated from the coding sequence ATGCCTCAGCCCTTCGTAATGCCGGATTTCTATGTTCCGTATCCGGCGCGGCTCAATCCCCATGTGGAGGCCGCCCGCACCCACACCCGTGACTGGGCGCGGAAGATGGGGATGCTGGAGGGTTCGGGGGTCTGGGAGACGCACGACCTCGACTCCCACGACTACGCGCTGCTCTGCTCGTACACCCATCCCGACTGCGACGAGGAGGCGCTCAACCTCGTCACCGACTGGTACACGTGGGTCTTCTTCTTCGACGACCACTTCCTGGAGATCTTCAAGCGGCCCCAGGACCGGGCCGGCGGCAAGACGTATCTGGACCGGCTGCCGCTGTTCATGCCGGCGGACCCGGGGGCGGGCATGCCCGAGCCGACGAATCCCGTCGAGGCGGGGCTCGCCGATCTCTGGCTGCGGACCGTTCCCTCGATGTCGGAGGGCTGGCGGGTGCGGTTCGCGGAGGCGACCGAGCATCTGCTGTACGAGTCGCTCTGGGAGCTCGACAACATCAACGACGGGCGGATCGCCAACCCCGTCGAGTACATCGAGATGCGGCGCAAGGTGGGCGGCGCGCCCTGGTCGGCGGGACTGGTCGAGTACGCGGCGGGGGCGGAGGTCCCGGCCCAGGTGGCGTACTCCCGGCCGCTGCGGGTCCTGAGGGACGCCTTCTCGGACGCGGTCCATCTGCGCAACGACCTCTTCTCGTACCAGCGCGAGGTGGAGGACGAGGGTGAGAACAGCAACGGCGTGCTCGTCCTCGAGAAGTTCCTCGGCTGTACGACCCAGGAGGCGGCGAACGCGGTCAACGACCTGCTGACCTCACGGCTCCAGCAGTTCGAGAACACGGCCCTCACCGAAGTGCCGTTGCTCGCGGCCGAGAAGGGGCTCGACGCGGCCGAGTGCGCGGCCGTCGCGGCGTACGCGAAGGGGCTCCAGGACTGGCAGTCCGGCGGCCACGAGTGGCACATGCGCTCCAGCCGGTACATGAACGACGGCATGGTCGGCCGGCCTTCCCACCTCGAAGGGGTTCTCGGCACCTCCGCGCTCGACATCCGCACCCTCTTCGGGCGCCCGGCGGCCTCGCGGCTGCGGGCGCTGACGCACGTGCCGCACCAGCGGGTGGGGCCTTCGCTGCTGCCCGAGTTCGACCTGCCGTACCCGCTGAGCGTCAGCCCGCACCACGCGGAGGCGCGTCGGCTGTCGCTCGACTGGGCCGAGCGCTTCGGGCTCCTGGACGACCTCTGGGACCGGCCCATGGCGGAGGGCTTCGACCTGGCGCTGTGCTCGGCCGGGCTCGACCCGGACGCCACCCTGGAGGAGCTGGAGCTCAGCGCCGAGTGGCTGACGTGGGGGACGTACGCGGACGACCACTACCCCGCGGTCTTCGGACGGTCCCGCAACCTCCGCGGCGCGCAGGAGCAGACCGAGCGGTTCAAGTCCTGTATGCCGGTGGACGATCCGGCCGCCGGAGCGGCGCTCGCCGTGAACCCGCTGGAGCGCTCGCTCGCCGACCTCTGGGCCAGGACGGCGGGCCCCATGGCGGCGGGTGCCCGCACCCGACTGCGGTACTCGCTCGACGTCATGCTGGACAGCTGGCTGTGGGAGCTGCACAACCAGGCGCAGCACCGGGTGCCGGACCCCGTCGACTACATCGAGATGCGCCGCAGCACCTTCGGCTCCGAACTGACCACGCTGATGTGCCGGTTGCGGCACGACGAGGTGTTGCCGCCCGAGCTGTTCCGCTCGGGGACCGTGCGTGCCCTGGAGAACGCGGTCATGGACTACGGGACGCTGATCAACGACCTGTTCTCGTACCAGAAGGAGATCGAGGTCGAGGGCGAGGTCCACAACGGCGTGCTGGTGCTCCAGAAGTTCTTCGACTGCGACTACCCGACGGCGGTGGCCATGGTCGACGACCTGATGCGGGGCCGACTGCGTCAGTACGAGCATCTCAAGGCACGTGAAGTCCCTTTGATGTATGAGGAGTTCGGGCTCGGCGCGAAGGGCAGGGCGGCCTTCGCGGCTTATCTGCGGGAGCTGGAGGACTGGCTCGCGGGCATCCTGAACTGGCACCGGAAGGTGCGGCGTTACGCGGCGGAGGACGTGCACACGGGCAGCGGTACGGCGCTGCTGCGGCGCGGGCCGACCGGTCTCGGCACCTCGGCGGCCCGGATGGCGGATCTCCTCGGGCCGGTCAGGGTCTGA
- a CDS encoding RNA-binding S4 domain-containing protein: MSARVDSWIWAVRLTKTRAQAAAACRAGHVKVNGERAKPAQSVKPGDEVRVFHGGRERIVEVKELHTKRVGPPVAVEAYVDNSPPPPPREHVAVAAVRDRGAGRPTKRDRRELDELRGRNG, translated from the coding sequence ATGAGCGCACGCGTCGACAGCTGGATCTGGGCGGTCCGTCTCACCAAGACCCGCGCCCAGGCCGCCGCGGCCTGCCGGGCCGGGCACGTCAAGGTCAACGGCGAACGGGCCAAGCCCGCCCAGTCGGTGAAGCCCGGCGACGAGGTCCGGGTCTTCCACGGCGGGCGGGAACGGATCGTCGAGGTCAAGGAACTCCACACCAAGCGGGTCGGCCCACCGGTCGCCGTCGAGGCGTACGTGGACAACAGCCCGCCCCCGCCGCCGCGCGAGCACGTGGCCGTCGCAGCCGTGCGGGACCGGGGCGCCGGCCGCCCCACCAAGCGTGACCGCCGCGAACTCGACGAGCTGCGCGGCCGGAACGGCTGA